The following are encoded together in the Proteiniphilum saccharofermentans genome:
- a CDS encoding YgiQ family radical SAM protein, whose translation MVDPINNRSYQPTDWLPTTKKELDLRGWDTLDVILFSGDAYIDHPSFGTAVIGRLLESQGLRVAIVPQPNWRDDLRDFKKLGTPRLFFAVTAGVMDSMINHYTANKRLRSQDAYTPDGRADMRPDRAVTVYSRILKELYPDIPVVIGGVEASLRRVTHYDYWDDKLHKSILTDAKADLLIYGMGELPLKQLIREIHSGKSIQKINDIPQTAFLCTEAPENPFNEEISLFSHEECAKDKLKQAKNFRVVEEQSNRLRAARILQKVDGRTLVVNPPYPPMGEEEIDASFDLPYTRLPHPKYKGKHIPAYEMIKFSVNLHRGCFGGCAFCTISAHQGKFIASRSKQSILDEVEKITQMPDFKGYISDLGGPSANMYRMQGKDLSICEKCKKPSCIFPKVCFNLNTDHSDLIEIYRAVDALPGIKKSFIGSGIRYDMLLQESNDEKTNESYRTYLGELIRNHVSGRLKVAPEHTSDDTLKIMRKPSFGYFDRFKQIFDEVNKKHSLNQQLIPYFISSHPGCREEDMAELAVITKKLNFKLEQIQDFTPSPMTLATEIYYTGYHPYTLQPVYTAKTKEEKNEQRQFFFWYDPKQRQSVIKRLKRIGRPDLIKKLYSKDIL comes from the coding sequence ATGGTTGATCCGATTAACAACCGATCCTACCAACCCACAGACTGGTTACCTACCACTAAGAAAGAATTGGATCTTCGTGGATGGGATACCCTGGATGTGATCCTTTTCTCCGGTGATGCCTATATCGATCACCCCTCTTTTGGCACAGCAGTAATTGGCCGCCTGCTCGAAAGCCAGGGCTTACGTGTGGCGATTGTACCACAACCCAACTGGCGGGACGATTTACGTGATTTCAAGAAACTGGGCACTCCCCGCCTCTTCTTTGCAGTGACCGCCGGCGTAATGGATTCAATGATCAATCATTACACAGCCAATAAAAGGCTCCGATCACAGGATGCTTACACCCCTGACGGCCGGGCCGATATGCGCCCCGACAGGGCAGTAACTGTCTATTCCCGTATCCTGAAAGAACTCTATCCCGACATACCGGTCGTAATCGGCGGAGTGGAAGCTTCACTGCGCCGGGTCACCCATTACGATTATTGGGATGATAAACTCCACAAAAGCATCCTGACAGATGCAAAAGCCGACCTGCTGATATACGGAATGGGGGAACTCCCCCTGAAACAACTGATACGTGAGATCCACAGCGGAAAATCCATCCAGAAGATCAATGATATTCCGCAAACCGCCTTTCTATGCACTGAAGCTCCGGAAAATCCGTTCAATGAAGAAATCTCCCTTTTTTCGCATGAGGAGTGTGCGAAAGATAAATTGAAACAGGCTAAAAATTTCCGTGTGGTAGAGGAACAATCCAACCGGCTCCGTGCTGCACGCATTCTTCAAAAGGTAGATGGCAGAACGCTTGTCGTCAATCCCCCCTATCCCCCGATGGGAGAGGAAGAGATTGACGCCTCGTTCGACCTTCCTTATACCCGGCTACCCCATCCAAAATACAAGGGCAAGCATATCCCGGCTTATGAGATGATCAAATTCTCGGTCAATCTCCATAGAGGATGTTTCGGGGGATGTGCTTTCTGCACTATCTCTGCACACCAGGGGAAATTCATTGCTTCACGCTCCAAACAATCTATTTTGGATGAAGTGGAGAAAATCACCCAGATGCCCGACTTCAAAGGATATATCAGTGATCTGGGAGGCCCCTCTGCTAATATGTACCGGATGCAAGGGAAGGATCTCTCTATTTGCGAAAAGTGTAAAAAACCCTCCTGCATCTTCCCGAAGGTCTGTTTTAACCTGAATACCGATCATTCCGACCTGATAGAGATATACAGGGCGGTGGATGCATTGCCGGGAATAAAGAAATCATTTATCGGAAGCGGCATCCGCTACGATATGCTGTTGCAGGAGAGCAACGATGAGAAAACCAATGAATCGTACCGGACATACCTCGGCGAACTGATCAGGAATCATGTCTCAGGCAGATTGAAAGTGGCTCCTGAACACACATCGGATGATACCCTGAAAATAATGCGGAAACCTTCTTTCGGTTATTTCGACCGGTTCAAACAAATCTTCGATGAAGTGAATAAAAAACATTCACTGAATCAACAATTAATTCCTTACTTCATTTCATCGCATCCGGGATGTAGAGAGGAAGATATGGCTGAACTGGCCGTTATCACAAAAAAACTGAACTTCAAGCTGGAACAGATACAGGACTTCACTCCTTCTCCCATGACACTGGCTACCGAAATCTATTACACCGGTTATCATCCTTATACATTGCAACCAGTATATACGGCCAAAACCAAAGAGGAAAAAAATGAGCAACGTCAATTTTTCTTTTGGTATGATCCTAAACAGAGACAATCGGTAATCAAAAGACTTAAACGAATAGGTAGGCCCGACCTGATCAAAAAACTTTATTCAAAAGATATTCTATAA
- a CDS encoding NigD1/NigD2 family lipoprotein, whose protein sequence is MKKSVLKISILLMGFLLAIPSCDDNGRSLGDIYISIATVVPEGENNYSFLLDNGKRLWPAASNIRYTPKDNQRVFLNYTILWDSPGTTYDYDIKVNDIWNILTKQPIELNAENEDSIGNDPVRIKDIWVGGDYLNVSFLFNYGGVKPHLINLVENTLSEGSSPNAIDLEFRHNAYESTQTKLYEGFVCFDLKPFRDDNADSVNLSIKVKGWNGETTYDLVYRYNQPVAEKTARTLTPVISSNEYY, encoded by the coding sequence ATGAAGAAATCAGTATTAAAAATCAGTATCCTTTTGATGGGGTTTTTACTGGCTATTCCCTCCTGTGACGATAATGGAAGGTCATTGGGAGATATTTACATCAGTATAGCCACAGTCGTACCGGAAGGCGAAAACAACTATTCATTCTTATTGGACAATGGCAAACGCCTATGGCCTGCGGCCAGTAATATAAGATATACCCCGAAGGACAACCAGCGTGTCTTTCTTAATTATACTATTCTTTGGGACAGCCCGGGAACAACATACGATTATGACATCAAAGTAAATGATATCTGGAATATCCTTACAAAGCAACCAATTGAGTTAAATGCGGAGAACGAAGACAGCATAGGCAACGATCCGGTAAGGATCAAGGACATATGGGTAGGGGGTGATTATCTGAATGTATCGTTTTTGTTCAATTATGGTGGTGTAAAACCGCACCTGATCAACCTTGTAGAGAATACACTTTCAGAAGGATCATCACCCAACGCAATTGATCTGGAGTTCCGTCACAATGCTTATGAGAGTACACAGACAAAATTATATGAAGGTTTTGTTTGTTTCGATCTGAAACCCTTCAGGGATGATAACGCCGACTCTGTAAACCTTTCCATTAAAGTGAAAGGATGGAACGGAGAAACAACATACGACTTGGTTTACAGGTATAACCAACCCGTTGCGGAAAAAACCGCCCGGACACTTACACCTGTAATATCATCGAATGAATACTATTAA